One part of the Glycine max cultivar Williams 82 chromosome 14, Glycine_max_v4.0, whole genome shotgun sequence genome encodes these proteins:
- the LOC100797499 gene encoding uncharacterized protein — protein sequence MVVFLGTRIQSITWFRFNPSHSHKLLQRRALEISMLTMQQGQSKRPICPSCSKPSRTCLCSRILTPGLQNSVHVTILQHSLERKHPLNSTRIAILGLKNLTVATVSDVNFEARFLIRLLDPNYHSGHAGNEPTALFSRQCWEIGDTQKLLSEKDSNLIDTDSAGKCGLRNDVGDVLDSASNAEVVKQVSISDGAVMDDEVEKNAISPKCDLARGVHEESGELAVTVTIGKYGAISSLSHIWMTQAQCQSPELSFDNILAYPEACEALSKGFLVKKFQRKQLNRDEELEECEEFELEVRPGSVLLFPSEMAVDVSDLDAIGFEVKNLIVLDGTWAKAKRIYSENPWLNILPHVKLEVNKTSLYSDVRHQPKAGYLSTIESIVFALKAVGELNHEGLEGLLDTFESMVGDQRRCKEERLSKHFSC from the coding sequence ATGGTAGTTTTTCTTGGTACCCGAATCCAGAGCATCACCTGGTTCAGGTTCAACCCTTCGCACAGCCACAAGCTCCTTCAGCGGAGAGCCCTGGAGATTTCGATGTTGACAATGCAACAGGGCCAATCTAAAAGACCCATTTGCCCTTCTTGTTCCAAACCCAGCCGAACGTGTCTCTGCTCTCGAATCCTCACACCGGGTCTCCAAAATTCTGTGCATGTAACCATTCTACAGCACTCGCTAGAGCGTAAGCATCCCCTCAATTCTACCAGAATCGCTATATTGGGCCTCAAGAATCTCACCGTTGCAACTGTTTCTGATGTTAATTTCGAAGCCCGGTTCCTGATTCGGTTGTTGGATCCGAATTACCATTCGGGTCATGCTGGAAACGAGCCAACTGCGTTGTTTTCTCGTCAGTGTTGGGAAATTGGAGACACCCAGAAATTGCTTTCTGAGAAAGATTCTAACTTGATTGATACTGATAGTGCTGGAAAATGTGGTTTGAGAAATGATGTTGGAGATGTTCTGGATTCTGCTTCTAATGCAGAAGTTGTGAAACAAGTGAGTATCAGTGATGGTGCAGTGATGGACGATGAAGTTGAGAAAAATGCAATTAGTCCAAAGTGTGATTTAGCTAGAGGTGTACATGAAGAGAGTGGAGAACTAGCTGTTACTGTTACCATTGGCAAATATGGTGCCATTAGCTCTTTGTCTCATATTTGGATGACTCAAGCACAATGTCAATCCCCCGAGTTAAGCTTTGACAATATTTTGGCGTACCCGGAAGCTTGTGAAGCACTCTCAAAAGGGTTTTtggtgaagaagtttcaaaggAAGCAACTGAATAGGGATGAAGAATTGGAAGAATGTGAAGAATTTGAGCTTGAGGTTCGTCCTGGATCGGTACTACTATTTCCCTCTGAAATGGCTGTTGATGTTAGTGACCTGGATGCTATAGGTTTTGAGGTGAAGAACTTGATTGTTCTGGATGGAACATGGGCTAAGGCAAAAAGAATTTATAGTGAAAATCCTTGGTTGAACATTTTGCCACACGTGAAGTTGGAAGTGAACAAGACAAGCTTATATAGTGATGTGAGACATCAGCCTAAAGCTGGTTATTTGTCCACCATTGAGAGCATTGTATTTGCCTTGAAGGCAGTTGGGGAGTTGAATCATGAGGGTTTGGAAGGTCTCTTGGATACTTTTGAGTCCATGGTTGGAGATCAGAGGCGCTGTAAAGAGGAGAGACTGAGCAAACACTTTTCCTGTTGA